A genomic region of Methanothermobacter thermautotrophicus str. Delta H contains the following coding sequences:
- a CDS encoding response regulator gives MSRAKVMVVEDESIVAIDISQRLQSLGYEVTATVSSGEKAVEMAEKTRPDIILMDIVLKGEMGGIEAAEEINKRMKVPIVYITAYSDEETLRRAKVTGPFGYIIKPFEDRELHSVIEVALYKHELERRLAENDELFRAILSSVQDILFTADSEGLLTMVSPGPLAGYGLEADDVLGKGLVEVFGDEVHHEMIGRALKGEPVTYEWTWAPHDKFYFETTLSPLRDFEGNITGVVGIHRDVTEKETARRALERETLINRELADLSKQLLASMSLEEISDSITRKAEALTESRYCLAGFIESGTLKNYTLTENVRRECHLDTDSLKLGGLIEWIMREKEAILLNDPSSDPRYSGVPEDHVEISNLIAVPAVLRDELVGILMVSGKEGGYDEGDLELLQRLADIYALAIYRKMEEDRLKASEERNRALVEKFLKIVTEVLEEIR, from the coding sequence ATGTCTAGAGCTAAGGTTATGGTGGTTGAGGATGAGAGCATAGTTGCCATTGATATCAGCCAGCGCCTTCAATCACTTGGATACGAGGTTACAGCCACCGTCTCCTCAGGTGAAAAGGCCGTTGAAATGGCCGAAAAAACAAGGCCAGACATCATACTGATGGATATAGTCCTCAAAGGTGAAATGGGCGGTATAGAAGCTGCTGAAGAGATAAATAAGCGGATGAAGGTCCCCATCGTCTACATAACAGCATACTCAGACGAGGAAACCCTCAGGAGGGCCAAGGTAACAGGACCCTTCGGTTACATAATAAAACCCTTCGAGGACCGTGAACTCCACAGCGTCATTGAGGTGGCCCTCTACAAACATGAACTTGAGCGTAGACTGGCTGAGAACGATGAACTCTTCAGGGCAATACTCTCATCGGTTCAGGATATACTGTTCACAGCAGACAGTGAAGGCCTGTTAACGATGGTATCCCCCGGACCCCTTGCAGGATACGGCCTTGAAGCCGATGATGTTCTGGGAAAAGGACTTGTGGAGGTCTTCGGGGATGAGGTCCACCATGAGATGATCGGAAGGGCCCTCAAGGGGGAACCTGTGACCTATGAATGGACATGGGCACCCCATGACAAATTCTACTTCGAAACAACCCTCTCGCCCCTCCGGGACTTTGAGGGCAATATCACAGGGGTTGTGGGAATACACCGGGACGTCACCGAAAAGGAGACTGCAAGAAGGGCCCTTGAAAGGGAGACCCTCATAAACCGGGAACTCGCAGACCTCTCAAAACAGTTACTTGCATCAATGTCACTTGAGGAGATTTCAGATAGCATAACCCGGAAGGCAGAGGCCCTCACTGAGAGCAGATACTGCCTTGCGGGTTTCATTGAATCAGGCACGTTGAAGAATTATACCCTCACAGAGAACGTCAGAAGGGAGTGTCACCTCGATACAGATTCATTAAAACTGGGCGGTTTAATTGAGTGGATAATGAGAGAGAAGGAGGCCATTCTTCTAAATGACCCCTCCTCTGATCCACGGTACAGTGGTGTCCCCGAGGACCACGTGGAGATCAGCAACCTGATTGCGGTTCCAGCAGTCCTCAGGGATGAACTGGTGGGCATATTGATGGTCTCCGGGAAGGAAGGAGGCTATGATGAGGGCGACCTGGAACTACTCCAGCGCCTTGCAGACATATACGCCCTCGCAATTTACAGGAAAATGGAAGAGGATCGTTTGAAGGCCAGTGAGGAACGTAACAGGGCTCTGGTGGAAAAATTCCTTAAAATAGTCACAGAAGTCCTCGAGGAGATTAGATAA
- the tmk gene encoding dTMP kinase — MYICFEGIDGSGKTTHAALTASWLRENGYMVHEVREPTDSNIGSLIRSMLSSPDARTPDVQRMLALLFAADRLTLRSKIEGDWAEDVVVSDRCYYSSMVYQGPEEWVCEINRFAPRPDVVILLDIDVEVAMERCGGTDEFEDPLYLAGVRERYLELADKNGFYTVNAERGVNLIQRDIRRILAPHFGICSGGIM, encoded by the coding sequence ATGTACATATGCTTTGAAGGAATCGATGGTTCCGGTAAGACAACCCATGCCGCCCTGACGGCCAGCTGGCTTAGGGAAAACGGTTACATGGTCCATGAGGTGAGGGAACCAACCGATTCTAATATCGGCAGCCTTATAAGGAGCATGCTTTCAAGTCCAGATGCCCGGACACCTGATGTTCAGAGGATGCTTGCCCTCCTCTTTGCAGCGGACCGTCTGACCTTGAGGAGCAAAATTGAGGGTGACTGGGCAGAGGATGTGGTTGTAAGTGACAGGTGCTACTACTCCAGCATGGTGTATCAGGGACCCGAGGAATGGGTCTGTGAGATAAACAGGTTCGCTCCACGACCGGATGTTGTCATACTTCTCGACATTGACGTGGAGGTGGCCATGGAGCGCTGCGGCGGGACCGATGAGTTTGAGGACCCATTATACCTTGCAGGAGTCCGTGAAAGGTACCTTGAACTTGCAGATAAAAACGGGTTCTACACTGTGAATGCTGAAAGGGGGGTTAACCTGATCCAGAGGGATATAAGGAGGATACTGGCCCCCCATTTTGGCATATGTTCAGGGGGTATAATGTAG
- a CDS encoding tyrosine--tRNA ligase: MDDSLKTITRDVLEVITPEELMDVLKKDEPVVYTGYEPSGRIHLGHALTVRKLRELQDAGFRVKILLADYHAYLNGKGSMERIRELADYNQKCFLALGLSPERTEFILGSSFQTEPEYTDLVYRLALITTLLRAKRSMAQITRESRDHKVAEVIYPLMQVIDMVYLGVDVALGGMEQRKIHMLARENLPRLGFDAPVCIHTPLLHGTDGSEKMSSSKGNFIAVDDSPDEIREKVKKSYCPMGETEGNPIIEIVKYFIMPEYGMMTIRRPEKFGGDLELELDELLEMYSSSELHPLDLKNAVSDYLVDMLEPVREYMEGV, encoded by the coding sequence ATGGATGATTCGCTGAAAACCATAACCCGTGACGTTCTGGAGGTCATAACCCCTGAAGAGTTAATGGATGTCCTCAAGAAGGATGAACCCGTTGTCTACACCGGATATGAGCCCTCAGGAAGGATTCATCTGGGGCACGCCCTGACGGTAAGGAAACTCAGGGAGCTCCAGGATGCTGGCTTCAGGGTCAAGATACTCCTCGCAGACTATCATGCCTACCTCAACGGGAAGGGGAGCATGGAGAGAATAAGGGAACTTGCAGATTACAACCAGAAATGCTTCCTGGCCCTTGGACTCTCACCCGAGAGAACCGAGTTCATACTGGGATCATCGTTCCAGACAGAACCAGAATACACTGACCTGGTCTACAGACTGGCCCTCATAACAACCCTCCTGCGAGCAAAAAGGAGTATGGCCCAGATAACCAGGGAATCCAGGGACCATAAGGTTGCAGAGGTCATATACCCCTTAATGCAGGTCATAGACATGGTTTACCTGGGCGTTGATGTTGCCCTCGGTGGGATGGAACAGAGAAAGATCCACATGCTTGCACGTGAAAACCTGCCCAGACTTGGCTTTGATGCCCCTGTATGCATACACACACCCCTCCTTCATGGAACCGATGGTTCTGAAAAGATGTCATCAAGTAAGGGTAACTTCATAGCCGTCGATGATTCCCCCGATGAAATAAGGGAGAAGGTTAAGAAGAGTTACTGCCCCATGGGTGAGACTGAGGGTAACCCCATCATCGAAATCGTGAAGTACTTCATAATGCCAGAGTATGGAATGATGACCATAAGGAGACCTGAGAAATTCGGGGGCGACCTGGAACTGGAACTCGATGAGCTGCTTGAGATGTACTCCAGTAGCGAGCTGCACCCCCTGGACCTCAAGAACGCTGTCTCAGACTACCTTGTGGATATGCTTGAACCTGTAAGGGAATACATGGAAGGTGTTTAG
- a CDS encoding 60S ribosomal export protein NMD3 — MFCVRCGSSDSELYEGLCRDCFLEDYSILRIPDRIEVRVCSHCRAKFISGQWLDEGLPDEEIVYRALEDSISWDEPVENPEIELEIMQERGTIYRCLVEVDAEVLGKRLSQEYEVEVRITNTVCPTCSKQSSGYYEAVIQLRADGRELAETEIETADRVVQRTLLKLSRRDKLAYLPQRVEVKEGVDYYIGSHKSARKVVDAIREKLGGITMESPRLMGQDKSTGKGLYRTWISLRLANFRVGDFLSHHNRILAVIDLRKKGVSVRDLETREVKNILWGEYEDMDVVGRADDVKTTTVTSRSPGMIQILHPETFEPVDLEADSYTSTLDIGEQVPVIEIDKRLYIIEDEAEE, encoded by the coding sequence ATGTTCTGTGTCAGATGCGGTAGTTCTGATTCTGAATTATATGAAGGCCTCTGCAGGGACTGTTTCCTTGAGGACTACAGTATCCTCAGGATACCTGACAGAATAGAGGTCAGGGTATGCAGCCACTGCCGTGCAAAGTTTATAAGTGGTCAGTGGCTGGATGAAGGACTCCCAGACGAGGAAATCGTGTACAGGGCCCTTGAGGACAGTATAAGCTGGGATGAACCCGTTGAGAACCCTGAAATCGAACTCGAAATAATGCAGGAGAGGGGCACCATCTACAGGTGCCTTGTGGAGGTTGATGCAGAGGTCCTCGGGAAGCGGCTCAGCCAGGAATACGAGGTGGAGGTCCGCATCACCAACACAGTATGCCCCACCTGCAGTAAACAGAGCTCCGGCTACTATGAGGCGGTTATACAGCTGAGGGCCGATGGAAGGGAACTTGCAGAAACCGAAATAGAAACAGCTGACAGGGTTGTCCAGAGGACACTCCTGAAACTTTCCAGGCGGGACAAACTGGCCTACCTCCCCCAGAGGGTTGAGGTGAAGGAGGGTGTTGACTACTACATAGGATCCCACAAATCCGCCCGGAAGGTTGTGGACGCCATCCGGGAGAAACTCGGGGGGATAACAATGGAGTCCCCCAGACTCATGGGTCAGGACAAATCGACGGGCAAGGGCCTCTACAGGACGTGGATATCCCTCAGGCTTGCGAATTTCAGGGTTGGAGACTTTCTATCCCACCATAACAGAATTCTGGCAGTCATTGACCTCCGAAAGAAGGGCGTGAGTGTGAGGGACCTTGAGACCCGTGAGGTAAAGAACATACTCTGGGGGGAATATGAGGATATGGATGTTGTGGGCCGTGCAGATGATGTGAAGACCACCACTGTAACCTCAAGATCCCCTGGAATGATCCAGATACTCCACCCGGAAACCTTTGAACCCGTGGACCTTGAGGCGGACAGCTACACATCAACACTGGATATAGGGGAACAGGTCCCTGTCATAGAAATCGATAAAAGACTCTACATCATCGAGGATGAGGCGGAGGAATGA
- a CDS encoding translation initiation factor IF-2 subunit beta has product MDDYEKLLERAIDQLPPEVFETKRFEVPKAYSVIQGNRTFIQNFREVADALNRDPQHLLKFLLRELGTAGNLEGGRAILQGKFTHFLINERIEDYVNKFVICHECNRPDTRIIREGRISLLKCEACGAKAPLKNV; this is encoded by the coding sequence ATGGATGATTATGAAAAATTACTTGAAAGGGCAATAGACCAGCTGCCCCCTGAAGTGTTTGAAACAAAACGTTTTGAGGTTCCAAAGGCATACTCTGTCATACAGGGAAACAGGACATTCATACAGAACTTCAGGGAGGTTGCAGATGCCCTCAACAGGGACCCGCAGCACCTGCTGAAATTCCTTCTGAGGGAACTGGGTACCGCAGGGAATCTTGAGGGCGGAAGGGCCATACTTCAGGGAAAATTCACCCACTTCCTCATAAATGAGAGGATAGAGGACTACGTGAACAAGTTCGTCATATGCCACGAATGCAACAGACCGGACACAAGGATAATCAGGGAGGGCCGCATATCACTCCTCAAGTGTGAGGCCTGTGGTGCCAAGGCCCCCCTCAAGAACGTCTAG
- the mcm gene encoding minichromosome maintenance protein MCM: protein MKTVDKSKTLTKFEEFFSLQDYKDRVFEAIEKYPNVRSIEVDYLDLEMFDPDLADLLIEKPDDVIRAAQQAIRNIDRLRKNVDLNIRFSGISNVIPLRELRSKFIGKFVAVDGIVRKTDEIRPRIVKAVFECRGCMRHHAVTQSTNMITEPSLCSECGGRSFRLLQDESEFLDTQTLKLQEPLENLSGGEQPRQITVVLEDDLVDTLTPGDIVRVTGTLRTVRDERTKRFKNFIYGNYTEFLEQEFEELQISEEDEEKIKELAGDPNIYEKIIRSTAPSIHGYREVKEAIALQLFGGTGKELDDKTRLRGDIHILIVGDPGIGKSQMLKYVSKLAPRGIYTSGKGTSGVGLTAAAVRDEFGGWSLEAGALVLGDKGNVCVDELDKMREEDRSAIHEALEQQTISIAKAGIMATLNSRCSVLAAANPKFGRFDSYKSIAEQIDLPSTILSRFDLIFVVEDKPDEEKDRELARHILKTHKEDHMPFEIDPELLRKYIAYARKNVRPVLTDEAMQVLEDFYVSMRASAADEDSPVPITARQLEALVRLSEASAKIKLKEHVEAEDARKAIKLSQACLKQVGYDPETGKIDIDKVEGRTPKSERDKFRLLLELIKEYEDDYGGRAPTNILITEMMDRYNVSEEKVEELIRILKDKGAIFEPARGYLKIV, encoded by the coding sequence ATGAAAACCGTGGATAAGAGCAAGACACTTACAAAATTTGAGGAATTCTTTTCACTGCAGGACTACAAGGACAGGGTATTTGAGGCAATAGAGAAATATCCAAACGTCAGATCAATTGAAGTTGATTATCTTGACCTTGAAATGTTTGACCCTGACCTTGCAGACCTCCTCATCGAAAAACCCGATGATGTGATAAGGGCGGCCCAGCAGGCCATAAGGAACATCGACCGCCTCCGAAAGAATGTGGACCTCAACATAAGGTTCAGCGGGATCAGCAACGTAATACCCCTCAGGGAGCTCCGGAGTAAATTCATAGGTAAGTTCGTGGCAGTTGATGGCATCGTCAGGAAGACCGATGAGATAAGGCCAAGGATAGTTAAGGCCGTCTTTGAGTGCCGTGGGTGTATGCGGCACCATGCGGTAACACAGTCAACCAACATGATCACAGAGCCATCACTCTGCTCAGAGTGTGGTGGGAGATCCTTCAGGCTCCTTCAGGACGAATCCGAGTTCCTGGACACCCAGACACTGAAACTCCAGGAGCCCCTGGAGAACCTTTCCGGTGGGGAACAGCCCCGGCAGATAACAGTTGTCCTGGAGGACGACCTGGTTGACACCCTCACACCCGGGGATATTGTGAGGGTGACCGGCACCCTCAGGACGGTGCGGGACGAGAGAACAAAACGTTTCAAGAACTTCATCTACGGGAACTACACCGAATTCCTTGAACAGGAATTTGAGGAGCTCCAGATAAGTGAAGAGGATGAGGAAAAGATAAAGGAGCTTGCAGGGGACCCCAACATCTATGAGAAGATCATAAGGTCCACCGCACCATCCATACACGGCTACCGTGAGGTTAAGGAGGCCATAGCCCTCCAGCTCTTTGGAGGAACCGGGAAGGAACTGGATGATAAGACCAGGCTCCGTGGGGATATCCACATACTCATAGTGGGGGACCCGGGTATCGGTAAGTCACAGATGCTCAAGTACGTCTCAAAGCTGGCCCCCAGGGGGATATACACCAGCGGTAAGGGTACCTCAGGGGTCGGTCTCACAGCGGCAGCCGTGAGGGACGAATTCGGTGGCTGGTCACTTGAGGCAGGGGCCCTGGTCCTCGGGGATAAGGGTAACGTCTGTGTGGACGAACTTGACAAGATGCGTGAGGAGGACCGCTCAGCCATACACGAGGCCCTGGAGCAGCAGACCATCAGCATAGCTAAGGCAGGGATAATGGCAACCCTGAATTCCCGGTGTTCGGTCCTGGCAGCTGCAAACCCCAAGTTCGGAAGATTCGATAGTTACAAGTCAATTGCAGAGCAGATAGATCTTCCATCAACAATACTATCACGTTTCGACCTCATATTCGTGGTTGAGGACAAACCGGATGAGGAGAAGGACAGGGAGCTTGCAAGGCACATCCTCAAGACACACAAGGAGGACCACATGCCCTTCGAGATTGACCCTGAACTCCTGAGGAAGTACATAGCCTATGCAAGGAAGAACGTCAGGCCGGTCCTCACAGATGAGGCCATGCAGGTCCTGGAGGACTTCTATGTCTCCATGAGGGCCAGCGCCGCAGATGAGGACTCACCGGTCCCCATAACCGCGAGGCAGCTGGAGGCCCTTGTGCGTCTATCAGAGGCCAGTGCCAAGATAAAACTTAAGGAACATGTTGAGGCAGAGGATGCAAGGAAGGCAATAAAACTGTCACAGGCCTGCCTCAAACAGGTCGGCTATGACCCCGAGACAGGCAAGATAGATATAGACAAGGTTGAGGGGAGGACACCAAAATCAGAGAGGGATAAGTTCAGACTTCTCCTTGAACTCATAAAGGAATATGAGGATGACTACGGTGGCAGGGCACCCACCAATATTCTTATAACTGAGATGATGGATAGATATAATGTAAGTGAGGAAAAGGTTGAAGAACTAATAAGGATCCTCAAGGACAAGGGAGCCATATTTGAACCCGCAAGGGGATACCTTAAGATAGTCTGA
- the rrmJ gene encoding 23S rRNA (uridine(2552)-2'-O)-methyltransferase, whose product MGKRWQAERKRDHYYRSAKKENYRSRASYKLLQLNNKYKLIKKGDRVLDLGAAPGGWSQVALDKVGEEGLVVAVDLQRIKGFPAENFRAIRGDFTDPEVKDKIIRELGGRADVVISDAAPSLSGIRDIDHLRSVDLVENVLDIAYRVLDRKGNILIKAFQGPELDRVIKELRKDFWKLKTTKPASSRKASAEMYIVGRDFKGKEKWERIIH is encoded by the coding sequence ATGGGTAAACGGTGGCAGGCCGAAAGGAAGAGGGACCACTACTACAGAAGCGCCAAGAAGGAGAACTACCGTTCAAGGGCATCCTACAAGTTACTGCAGCTCAACAACAAATATAAGCTTATAAAGAAGGGTGACAGGGTCCTTGACCTGGGCGCGGCCCCCGGGGGCTGGTCGCAGGTTGCCCTTGATAAGGTCGGAGAGGAGGGACTTGTGGTCGCCGTTGACCTCCAGAGGATAAAGGGTTTCCCTGCTGAAAACTTCAGGGCAATAAGGGGAGACTTCACCGACCCTGAGGTGAAGGATAAAATAATCAGGGAACTTGGAGGCAGGGCCGACGTGGTCATATCAGATGCAGCACCATCACTCTCAGGTATAAGGGATATTGACCATCTGAGGTCAGTGGACCTCGTTGAGAACGTCCTTGACATAGCCTACAGGGTCCTTGACAGGAAGGGAAACATCCTGATAAAGGCATTCCAGGGCCCTGAGCTTGACAGGGTTATAAAGGAACTGAGGAAGGACTTCTGGAAACTTAAAACCACCAAGCCGGCCTCATCAAGGAAGGCCAGTGCAGAGATGTACATTGTGGGGAGGGACTTCAAGGGTAAAGAAAAATGGGAAAGAATAATCCACTAG
- a CDS encoding metallophosphoesterase: MLIGVISDTHIPDRASEIPEAVFDAFRDVELILHAGDLTSPDILTELETLAPVECVQGNMDRHYGIETPRSRLFEIESFRVGLIHGEVYPRGDTQQLRYLGLELGADVLISGHTHQPFIRELEDMVLLNPGSPTVPRLTDPSVMVLRIDGEKLDAEIIRTGAPVCRSLNFRR, from the coding sequence ATGCTTATAGGCGTTATATCAGATACACATATACCTGACAGGGCATCAGAGATCCCGGAGGCCGTTTTTGATGCCTTCAGGGACGTTGAACTGATACTCCATGCAGGTGATCTAACATCCCCTGATATCCTCACGGAACTCGAAACACTGGCCCCTGTGGAGTGTGTGCAGGGAAACATGGACCGCCACTATGGTATAGAAACCCCCAGGTCAAGGCTATTTGAGATCGAATCCTTCAGGGTGGGGCTAATCCACGGTGAGGTCTACCCCCGGGGTGACACCCAGCAGCTGAGGTACCTCGGCCTTGAACTGGGAGCCGATGTCCTGATAAGCGGGCACACCCACCAGCCCTTCATAAGGGAACTTGAAGATATGGTCCTCCTTAACCCTGGAAGCCCCACCGTGCCTCGCCTCACGGATCCAAGTGTCATGGTGCTCAGAATTGATGGGGAAAAACTGGACGCCGAGATAATAAGAACCGGGGCACCTGTATGCAGGTCCCTGAATTTCAGGAGGTGA